The following nucleotide sequence is from Plectropomus leopardus isolate mb unplaced genomic scaffold, YSFRI_Pleo_2.0 unplaced_scaffold17561, whole genome shotgun sequence.
TTTATTTGGAGATCCCATTTTATTAAGACATGCATTTATTTCCATAAACACGTTATGTACAATATCATCTTCAGCATCACAGATTTAATCTTCTGTCACTGCAGCTCTtcaaaaaaccttcaaaatacagaacaaaaatcttgtatttttatgcattttcacCAGAATTTCACTGTAATTccacaaagatgcaaaacataTATGACGAAGCAATTTGCGAACATGTACGACAGCAAAACACAGACTGAAAACTGGCTGCTGCAGCTCAGCGTGTCCACCAGCGAGTTGGTCAGTCCCGTCATGACGTTGGCGAGCAAAAAGAACAACAGCTGGTTCCTGCTGACGGCCTGAACGAGGCAGCGTCTCTCGACCTCACTCGTCTTTTTGTCcgactgttttttggacaaattcCACGATGAGGGAACAAAGTGACAGCCGGATGATTGTttagaaaacagtaaaatcatATCGGCGATACCGAGACACGACATGAAGAACAAAGACTGAGCGACGCTCCAGAGGCAGAACGGCAGGTTCGCTAAGCGTCGAGAAACCGGCTCTAGAAGCGTCTGACACGCGTTCAGAGCGGCGTACAGGAcgaaactccccaaaaagaggtttaaaagtgttttaagcCACTGTCTGACGTTTGATCTTGGCTGCATGATATACAGTCCCACCTGAACTCCCGCCATGTAGACGGCGACGTAGCCAACGACGGAGAATATGCCCTCCTTGTTGGCGTGCAGCAAGTCTTTTCCTCTGTTGTCGTTGTGGATGATAAACGCCTTCAGCCCCGAAGTCTCCAGCGTCAACTGGTAAACGCCGCTGATGAGAAGAGCGATGAGCCACGACTTATTTGCTGGTAAAACAGCCAAAATCGCAGAAGCGACGACTCTCACGATGGCGAGCGTGAAGAAAAAATTCCAGTGG
It contains:
- the pigw gene encoding phosphatidylinositol-glycan biosynthesis class W protein, whose amino-acid sequence is MSQRDLKEAFVSNLTGTSLQEVALGSFLTPVCLINRGLILTLYQQAGGTLPLPLVSSLLLDFCVLVLPLVLSCTVLSDVLHHVILSLAFVSACALCYIGRVSSRPKNAGFLQSHVQCDQVPFVTVFRVFVNVKTAISILAVDFSVFPRRYAKTETYGTGVMDFGVGAYVFANALVCPEARGKNVSGSKVNHIKKQLLSVWPLVFLGVGRLVSLKMSGYQEHVTEYGVHWNFFFTLAIVRVVASAILAVLPANKSWLIALLISGVYQLTLETSGLKAFIIHNDNRGKDLLHANKEGIFSVVGYVAVYMAGVQVGLYIMQPRSNVRQWLKTLLNLFLGSFVLYAALNACQTLLEPVSRRLANLPFCLWSVAQSLFFMSCLGIADMILLFSKQSSGCHFVPSSWNLSKKQSDKKTSEVERRCLVQAVSRNQLLFFLLANVMTGLTNSLVDTLSCSSQFSVCVLLSYMFANCFVIYVLHLCGITVKFW